In a single window of the Aquificaceae bacterium genome:
- a CDS encoding FeoA family protein yields the protein MNLEEVKPGQEVIILSLNGKEEVLEKVKAMGLRSGRRVSLLQKVGRNLLLKVDNSRIVISRDLAKAIEVQ from the coding sequence ATGAACCTTGAAGAGGTAAAGCCTGGACAGGAAGTGATAATCCTTAGTCTCAATGGTAAGGAGGAAGTCTTAGAAAAGGTAAAGGCTATGGGTCTTAGAAGTGGTAGAAGGGTGTCCCTTTTGCAGAAGGTGGGAAGAAACCTACTCCTCAAGGTAGACAACTCAAGAATAGTGATAAGTAGGGACCTTGCAAAGGCTATAGAAGTTCAATGA
- the feoB gene encoding ferrous iron transport protein B: MKSIRVALAGNPNVGKTSILNHLAGTNLKVGNWPGVTVEKREGKVKFWDYEISLVDLPGVYTLEPISEDEWVAYNYITQEKPDLILNIIETPNMERDLLLTVELLEYEIPLIIVLNMTDEARKLGIEVNDRWLSELLGVRVLRTNGRTGEGVKALLPNIVEVFNLKEKPKALRYSKELEDILEKVREREDETKAELIRKLLNSEKFRELRESIKSLMGREVQEVIRDERYAKAHGLYREVVERKPLTARDITDSLDKVLLHPIFGIPIFFLLMFLLFKFSFDFSAPFMEWVEGFVNGFIAPAISEGLSLMGVGDWVQRLFAEAFIGGVGFVLTFVPLIAVIYFLLALMEFSGYLPRVAFLMDRFMHKLGLHGKSLVPLLLGFGCNVPAIVATRALETRRDKFLVMAMIPFMSCPARLVVFSFFAVLFFKNPAVIIFSLYLLGIFVAFLTAFLLRKTLYGGTLYHFVMELPPYRLPTLRLLFRVVWVYVKDFLYRAGTLIFAASVFIWLLLNLPPGVKNPSESIAGQIGKAISPIFKPLGLEDWRISTSLIPAFLAREIVLSSMGTIYTAEVEKEEEPFVFSEALKEQAIGFGNALKEAVVNVFKPVPTAFEVEEEGSDSLRSLIAQSISPASALAFMVFLLLYTSCLGTVAVMWREAGKAFALTFLAYSLLLGWLFGFFAYRIGSVIWNT; the protein is encoded by the coding sequence ATGAAAAGCATAAGAGTAGCCCTTGCAGGCAATCCCAACGTAGGAAAGACGAGTATCCTTAACCACCTTGCGGGGACAAATCTCAAAGTAGGCAATTGGCCCGGAGTAACCGTTGAAAAGAGGGAGGGAAAGGTAAAGTTTTGGGACTATGAAATAAGCCTTGTAGACCTGCCAGGTGTATACACTCTTGAGCCCATCTCGGAAGATGAATGGGTTGCCTATAACTACATAACACAGGAAAAACCAGACTTGATACTCAATATCATAGAAACGCCCAATATGGAAAGAGACCTACTCTTAACCGTAGAACTTCTGGAGTATGAAATACCGCTCATTATAGTCTTAAACATGACAGACGAAGCTCGGAAATTGGGAATAGAGGTCAACGACCGCTGGCTTTCTGAACTGCTTGGTGTAAGAGTGCTAAGAACCAACGGAAGGACTGGTGAAGGCGTAAAGGCTTTACTTCCAAACATAGTGGAAGTTTTTAACCTTAAGGAAAAACCAAAGGCTTTGAGATACAGTAAAGAACTGGAAGACATACTTGAGAAGGTAAGAGAGAGGGAAGACGAAACCAAGGCGGAGCTTATAAGAAAACTCCTCAACTCGGAAAAGTTTAGGGAGCTTAGAGAGTCCATAAAGAGCCTTATGGGTAGAGAGGTTCAAGAGGTCATTAGGGACGAAAGGTATGCAAAAGCCCATGGTCTATATAGGGAAGTGGTGGAGAGAAAGCCTCTGACCGCAAGAGATATAACAGACTCCCTTGACAAGGTTTTATTGCACCCTATCTTTGGCATACCCATATTCTTTTTGTTAATGTTTTTGCTCTTTAAGTTCTCCTTTGACTTTTCTGCACCCTTTATGGAATGGGTAGAGGGGTTTGTAAATGGCTTTATTGCTCCTGCTATTTCAGAAGGTTTGTCCCTTATGGGTGTTGGTGATTGGGTTCAGAGACTTTTTGCAGAAGCCTTTATAGGTGGTGTGGGCTTTGTTTTGACCTTTGTTCCTCTTATAGCGGTCATATACTTCCTGCTCGCTCTTATGGAATTTTCGGGTTATCTCCCAAGAGTTGCTTTTCTTATGGACAGGTTTATGCATAAACTTGGTTTACACGGCAAAAGCCTTGTTCCTTTGCTTCTTGGTTTTGGATGTAATGTGCCTGCCATAGTTGCCACAAGGGCGTTGGAAACAAGAAGAGACAAATTTCTCGTCATGGCTATGATACCCTTTATGAGCTGTCCTGCAAGGCTTGTGGTTTTTTCCTTTTTTGCAGTGCTCTTTTTCAAAAACCCTGCGGTCATTATATTTTCCCTTTATCTCTTAGGCATTTTCGTTGCATTTTTGACTGCTTTTCTTTTGAGAAAAACTCTATACGGAGGAACTCTCTATCACTTTGTTATGGAATTGCCACCTTACAGGCTTCCCACGCTCAGGCTTCTTTTTAGAGTGGTATGGGTCTATGTTAAAGATTTTCTCTACAGGGCTGGCACTCTCATATTTGCAGCGTCGGTTTTCATATGGCTTTTGCTTAACCTACCACCGGGTGTTAAAAACCCTTCAGAAAGCATTGCGGGGCAGATAGGGAAAGCCATATCTCCCATCTTTAAACCTTTAGGTCTTGAAGACTGGAGGATATCAACCTCTCTTATACCAGCCTTTCTTGCCAGAGAGATAGTGCTAAGTTCTATGGGAACCATATACACTGCGGAGGTAGAAAAGGAAGAAGAACCTTTTGTTTTTTCTGAGGCTCTAAAGGAGCAAGCTATTGGCTTTGGTAATGCCTTAAAGGAGGCTGTGGTAAATGTCTTTAAGCCAGTGCCTACTGCTTTTGAAGTAGAGGAAGAAGGAAGCGATAGCCTAAGAAGTTTAATAGCACAAAGTATCTCACCGGCATCCGCTTTGGCTTTTATGGTCTTTCTGCTTTTGTATACCTCGTGTCTTGGAACTGTAGCGGTAATGTGGAGGGAGGCAGGAAAGGCTTTTGCACTCACATTTCTTGCATATAGCCTACTCTTGGGCTGGCTCTTTGGTTTCTTTGCATATAGGATAGGAAGTGTGATATGGAATACTTAG